In Pirellulales bacterium, one DNA window encodes the following:
- the murB gene encoding UDP-N-acetylmuramate dehydrogenase, translated as MALQDEFEPILRLDEPLAPHTWLMLGGPAQYFAEPRDIDELAQLVQRCRQEEIPVRLLGGGSNVLVRDEGLPGVVVCLSHPGFAQIAVRGCRVTAGGGAKLGHVISTAVGEGLAGLEALVGIPGTIGGALHGNAGSRGGDVGQWTKRATVMTRGGEIIERQREELVFAYRQSSLDELVILSAEFELETDDPEQLTKRMQTQWIAKKAAQPLGHQHAGCIFKNPRGMSAGMLIDQAGLKGTRVGAAEVSDRHANFIVTEPGATAQDVLRLIELVRSRVADRLGVELETEIEIW; from the coding sequence ATGGCACTGCAAGACGAATTCGAACCGATTTTGCGGCTGGATGAACCGCTCGCGCCGCACACCTGGTTGATGCTGGGTGGCCCGGCGCAATATTTCGCCGAGCCGCGCGACATCGACGAGTTGGCGCAGCTTGTGCAGCGCTGCCGTCAGGAAGAAATCCCCGTGCGCTTGCTCGGGGGCGGGTCGAATGTGCTGGTGCGAGACGAAGGCCTGCCCGGCGTGGTGGTCTGCCTGTCGCATCCCGGATTTGCACAAATCGCGGTCCGCGGCTGCCGAGTCACCGCTGGCGGCGGCGCCAAGTTGGGCCACGTCATCTCGACGGCCGTAGGCGAAGGACTGGCCGGCTTGGAAGCGCTGGTCGGCATTCCGGGCACCATCGGCGGGGCATTGCACGGCAATGCGGGCAGCCGCGGCGGCGACGTGGGTCAGTGGACTAAACGAGCGACCGTCATGACGCGCGGCGGCGAAATCATCGAGCGACAACGCGAAGAGTTGGTGTTTGCCTACCGGCAGAGCAGCCTCGACGAGCTGGTGATCCTGTCCGCCGAGTTCGAGCTGGAAACCGACGACCCGGAACAGCTCACCAAGCGGATGCAGACCCAATGGATCGCCAAGAAAGCCGCGCAACCGTTAGGGCACCAGCATGCCGGCTGCATCTTCAAGAACCCGCGCGGCATGAGCGCCGGCATGCTCATCGACCAGGCCGGGCTCAAGGGCACGCGCGTGGGCGCGGCGGAAGTGAGCGACCGTCACGCGAACTTTATCGTCACCGAGCCGGGCGCTACGGCGCAGGACGTATTGCGGTTGATCGAGCTGGTCCGCAGCCGGGTGGCCGATCGTTTGGGCGTGGAGCTGGAGACCGAAATCGAGATTTGGTGA
- a CDS encoding NAD(P)-dependent oxidoreductase has translation MSATRPLIVIPGDDPMQLQGSPQLARLDAYGEVVLYRDRPIDDAEKIRRARDATCLINSRSSVTWPAGVLRQLPRLKIFAVCGIGTDAIDLEVARELGIDVRNLPGRTAGIVAEHALGLLLAIAKRAWFQTNELKQGRWSAMQNTYLRGTMLGLIGAGPIAAELARLAQAIGMQVQAWTFHPTPERARELGVRFVEFDELLASSDCVSLHVKLTDQTRGLIGRREFTLMKPGALFVNTARGAIVDTPALVEALNKGHLAGAGIDVFDEEPLRADHPLLGCQQVVLTPHNADQTPEGMELLNSGVVENVVAFFEGREQNRVV, from the coding sequence ATGTCCGCCACGCGACCGTTGATTGTTATTCCGGGCGACGACCCGATGCAGCTTCAAGGCTCGCCCCAGCTTGCGCGGCTCGACGCCTACGGCGAGGTCGTGCTCTACCGCGACCGGCCGATCGACGATGCCGAAAAGATCCGCCGGGCACGCGACGCCACTTGTCTCATCAACTCGCGCAGCTCCGTCACCTGGCCCGCCGGCGTGCTGCGGCAGTTGCCTCGGCTGAAGATCTTCGCCGTGTGCGGCATCGGCACCGACGCCATCGACCTCGAAGTCGCCCGTGAACTGGGGATCGATGTTCGCAACCTGCCCGGACGCACGGCGGGCATCGTGGCCGAGCACGCGCTGGGCCTGCTGTTGGCCATCGCCAAGCGGGCCTGGTTTCAGACCAACGAGTTGAAGCAGGGACGTTGGTCGGCGATGCAAAATACCTATCTCCGCGGAACGATGCTGGGACTGATCGGAGCGGGGCCGATTGCGGCTGAATTGGCCCGGCTGGCGCAGGCCATTGGCATGCAAGTGCAGGCATGGACTTTCCATCCCACACCCGAACGTGCCCGCGAGCTGGGAGTGCGGTTCGTGGAATTCGACGAGCTACTCGCCAGTTCGGACTGTGTGAGCCTGCACGTCAAACTGACCGACCAGACGCGCGGCCTGATCGGCCGCCGCGAGTTCACGCTCATGAAGCCGGGCGCGCTGTTCGTCAACACGGCCCGCGGCGCGATCGTCGACACGCCGGCGTTGGTGGAGGCGCTCAACAAGGGCCACTTGGCGGGGGCCGGCATCGATGTCTTCGACGAAGAGCCGCTGCGGGCCGATCACCCGCTGCTTGGCTGCCAGCAAGTCGTGCTCACGCCGCACAACGCCGACCAGACTCCCGAAGGCATGGAGCTGCTCAATTCGGGCGTGGTGGAGAACGTGGTCGCCTTCTTCGAAGGCCGCGAGCAGAACCGGGTGGTGTGA